The following proteins are encoded in a genomic region of Corylus avellana chromosome ca4, CavTom2PMs-1.0:
- the LOC132178354 gene encoding UPF0481 protein At3g47200-like, translating into MSDIDGVLDLVSIRIDEKLAGLNPNVPGCCIFKVDSQLRKVNEKAYEPELLAIGPYHYGKDELKQMEEHKLRYLQQLVQRRNESSVERYIKAMRELEGRARRCYAEPISLTSDEFVEMLLLDGCFFIELFRKLTMKNLIGDPCDPILRLGWMAHKLWRDLVLFENQLPFFVVTKLIEMTQVPNQQDNLIYYFMLSCRSLIFTESVDESLQNIGHDLLLDLAHNIGNQVDAQNIGHLLALAHKSVTPPYVEINTGGNDVDEEEWKSIPTATELQEAGVKFKKLERGGSFFDIKFNNGVMEIPPLKIEDRSESFFRNLVAYEQYSRNNIPKYFTEYMIFMDNLINSPKDVELLRRQGIIENWLGDDEAVSTMFNKIGHNVGITNLCYDQILRDVHKHCRRRQNVWMAKLRHNYFNSPWALISFLAAAFLLLLALTQTIFTVVAYFIPRK; encoded by the coding sequence ATGAGCGATATTGATGGAGTACTTGATCTTGTCTCCATTCGTATTGATGAAAAGCTTGCTGGCTTGAATCCAAATGTTCCGGGGTGTTGTATATTTAAAGTGGACAGCCAGTTACGCAAGGTAAATGAGAAAGCATACGAACCTGAATTGCTTGCCATCGGTCCTTACCACTACGGCAAGGATGAGTTGAAGCAAATGGAAGAGCACAAATTGCGTTATTTACAACAACTTGTCCAAAGGAGAAACGAAAGCAGTGTGGAAAGATACATTAAGGCCATGAGAGAATTGGAAGGAAGAGCTCGAAGATGCTATGCAGAACCCATTAGCCTAACCTCGGATGAGTTTGTAGAAATGTTGCTTCTTGATGGGTGCTTCTTCATTGAGTTGTTTCGCAAGTTAACAATGAAGAATCTAATAGGTGATCCATGTGACCCAATCTTGCGATTGGGTTGGATGGCCCATAAATTATGGCGTGATCTAGTGCTATTCGAAAACCAACTTCCATTTTttgttgtcactaaattgatcgAGATGACTCAGGTTCCCAACCAGCAGGACAACCTCATTTATTATTTCATGCTCTCTTGCAGAAGTTTAATATTTACAGAATCAGTTGATGAATCGCTCCAAAACATTGGGCATGATCTACTACTTGATTTGGCACATAACATTGGGAATCAAGTAGATGCCCAAAACATTGGGCATCTACTTGCTTTGGCACATAAATCTGTCACTCCACCATATGTAGAAATCAATACAGGTGGGAATGATGTAGATGAGGAAGAGTGGAAGTCGATACCTACTGCCACAGAGCTTCAAGAGGCTGGAGTCAAATTCAAGAAGCTAGAGAGAGGAGGTAGCTTCTTTGACATAAAGTTCAACAATGGGGTAATGGAAATTCCACCTTTAAAAATAGAAGATCGATCAGAATCTTTCTTTCGAAATCTAGTTGCATATGAGCAATACAGTCGAAATAATATTCCCAAATACTTCACAGAATATATGATCTTCATGGATAATCTCATCAACTCTCCAAAGGACGTTGAATTACTTCGTCGACAAGGAATTATTGAAAATTGGTTGGGTGATGATGAAGCTGTCTCCACCATGTTTAACAAGATTGGTCACAATGTCGGTATAACCAACTTATGTTATGATCAAATTCTTAGAGATGTGCACAAGCATTGCAGAAGACGACAGAATGTGTGGATGGCAAAATTGAGGCACAACTATTTTAACAGTCCTTGGGCATTGATTTCATTTCTTGCAGCTGCCTTTTTGCTCCTACTTGCTTTAACGCAGACCATTTTTACCGTTGTTGCTTACTTTATTCCCAGAAAGTAA